Proteins from one Lewinella sp. 4G2 genomic window:
- a CDS encoding phosphatase PAP2 family protein, giving the protein MRYLSLCLLVSLLLSGASAFAQSVADTTVSPYHLSLKREAIYLGLGTLMTGGAIVFQERVPETLLGQLQIQDFGENNFLDRSLGGLEERTPARKLSDKFLNFNAGLPLALALGKRTRKDLPKIALLYTETMALTGGITGLTKVTFLRARPYVLNDNWDPQRELKSGDRASLISGHTSLSAAGTFFFARVFADYYPDSKLKPYVWVLAAGLPAATGYLRIRAAKHYPTDVLAGYAVGATVGYLVPALHKKAILPRGLRVSGGATGVYLNYRF; this is encoded by the coding sequence TTGCGCTACCTATCCCTGTGCTTACTTGTTAGCCTACTGCTAAGCGGAGCCAGTGCCTTTGCGCAGTCAGTAGCGGATACAACGGTTTCCCCCTACCACCTTTCCTTAAAGCGGGAGGCGATCTACCTCGGCCTGGGGACGTTGATGACCGGCGGCGCTATTGTCTTTCAGGAGCGGGTACCCGAAACGCTCCTGGGCCAACTCCAAATCCAGGATTTCGGGGAGAACAACTTTCTTGACCGCTCCCTCGGCGGCCTGGAAGAACGGACGCCGGCCCGCAAACTCAGTGATAAGTTCCTGAACTTCAACGCCGGCCTGCCCCTGGCGCTCGCCCTGGGTAAACGGACGCGCAAGGACCTCCCTAAAATTGCTCTTCTCTACACCGAAACAATGGCCCTGACGGGTGGGATCACCGGCCTGACTAAGGTCACCTTCCTCCGCGCCCGACCCTACGTACTGAACGACAATTGGGACCCGCAACGCGAATTGAAGTCCGGAGACCGGGCGAGTTTAATCTCCGGCCATACGTCCCTTTCCGCCGCAGGAACCTTCTTCTTCGCCCGCGTCTTTGCGGATTACTACCCTGACAGCAAATTGAAACCCTACGTCTGGGTACTGGCGGCGGGCTTACCGGCGGCAACGGGTTACCTGCGGATCCGTGCGGCGAAGCATTACCCAACGGACGTTCTGGCGGGCTACGCCGTTGGGGCTACGGTTGGTTATCTGGTGCCCGCGCTGCACAAAAAGGCCATCTTGCCGCGCGGGCTACGGGTGAGCGGTGGCGCTACCGGTGTGTACCTGAACTACCGATTCTAG